CGCTGTTTCTGACGGTATTAGTATGGGAACATCAGGAAGTAAGTTCAACAATCAAGTAACAAGGCTGACGCCTAGTGTCCTACTCCTTACAATCCCGTGATTTGATCGCCGATTCTGTTGAAAGTGTTTGCGGAGGACACTGGTTGGATGGCTCCGTTGTTATACCGGGATGTGATAAAAACATGCCCGGAACCTTGATTGCCCTTGGTCGTCTGAACAGACCTGGGCTGATGGTCTATGGTGGTACAATAAAACCTGGAAACTGCGGCGGAGAAGTACTGGATATTGTCTCAGCTTTCCAAAGTTACGGTCGATATCTTCAAGAAGGTCAAACCGAAGCTGCGGAGAAGACTAGATACGACACTGTTAGAAATGCTTGTCCAGGTTCGGGTGCCTGTGGAGGAGTGAGTGGACTCATCGTCGAAGCGTTTGCTGACAGTTGCAGATGTACACTGCCAATACTATCGCATCTTGTGCCGAAGCTCTCGGTATGACCGTTCCaggttcatcttccttCCCTGCCGTATACCCCGAAAAATTGGCGGAGTGTGATTCAATTGGTGGAGTCATGCGCAATTTGTTGGAGAAGAACATCGTACCTAAGCAGATTATGACTAGGGAGGCTTTCGAGAACGCTATGGTGAGTCCCGTTGAACCTGAGCTCTGCTGACAATTTAGGTCCTCACGATGGCTCTTGGAGGTTCCACGAACGTCGTCCTTCATCTCATTGCCATCGCTCACTCTGTCGGAATCAAACTTACGATCGACGATTTCCAAGCTGTATCCGACCGAACCCCTCTCCTTGCTGATCTCAAACCTAGTGGAAAGTATGTGATGGAGGATATACACACTATTGGTGGAATCCCAAGTGAGTCTTGTCAAGTATCGAGACGTTCGGCGTATTGACCATCGCACAGGCGTCATCCACTTCCTCATAAAACACGGATACATGACAGGCGAAGGTTTAACAGTCACCGGCAAGACCCTCGGAGAGAACTGTGATCGATGGGTCGAGAAGCACGGTAGCAAATGGGAGGGTCAGAAGATCTTGAGACCTATCGACGAtccaatcaaatcaactGGACATCTTCGAATTTTGAGAGGAAATCTCGCGCCCGGAGGTGCCGTTTCCAAGATCACAGGAAAAGAGGGTCTCAGATTTACGGGTAAATGCCGAGCTTTCGATGTCGAAGAGGACTTCGTCAAAGCCGTTGAGTCTGGCTCGATCAAGAAGGGAGAGAAGACCGTTGTAGTTTTAAGATATCTCGGTCCTAAGGGTGGTCCTGGTGAGTAGACCGTGGAATGTGCAACCGCGAACCTGCTGACATCTCTTTGATAGGTATGCCCGAGATGTTAAAGCCTACCAGTTTGATCATGGGTGCCGGTCTTGGTTACGATGTTGCCTGTCTTACTGATGGACGATTCAGCGGAGGGTCTCATGGTTTCGTTGTTGGTCACGTTGTCCCAGAAGCTCAAGAAGGAGGACCCATCGCTCTTGTACAAGATGGTGATATAATTGACATTGATGCCGTTGCCAACACTTTGATGGTCAACGTTTCCGACGAGGAAATGGCCAAACGAAAGGCAGCATGGACCGCACCACCACTCAAGGTGACCAAGGGTACTTTACTCAAATACGCCAAATTGGTTACTGATGCTTCTCACGGTTGTGGTGAGTCTCTTCAAGCATGACTGTGCGAGACGTGTAGATGCTGATTTATCCATTAGTCACCGATGCATGATTGTAATACCTTGTTCTGCTTTTGTACATGACATAATTGATGCATTCAGGTTGAAATCAATCTCCCATATGTAACGAACAAGGAGTAATGATCCATGTCACGTGATACGATAGCTCGGTAATGTATGACTCGTGCAGTgtaaaataataattacTCGAGTAACCCGTATTCACCTTATAGACTGTTCCAACGTCCTTCCATATATCCCATAACTTATCAGTCTAACCCGTAATTCATATTTCAGCATCACATAAATAGCATAACCAGAAACAAGACCATCTTGAAACCGCTAGACCATATCCTATCAGTCCGGATTTGCATACATAAAAATCGAGCAATATGCCAATGCTGTGAGTGCATTGCTTAAGCTCACCCCTAATCGCCTCCATGGGCTTGTTCATTGACAGGATGTCATAGAGCCGAACCTTCGCAAAGGTATCTACCCTTTAAGCCGGTCCCATTCCCAAACCGTACTTGGCCAGACAAAGTCAATAAAACAGCTCCTATCTGGCTCAGTACGGATTTAAGAGATGGAAATCAAAGTCTTGCCAACCGTGAGTGATTTTTCAGAGGGACCCTGGCTGATTGCGTAGCAATGacaaatcaacaaaagaCACGTTTCTTTAGACATCTGGTCCAACTGGGATTCAAGGAGATCGAAGTGTCCTACCCAGCCGCGTCCGACACGGACTTTCAATTTTGTCGAGATCTGCAAAATAACGGAGAAGTCCCCGATGACGTCTGGATTCAAGTGAGTTATGATTGGCTGCAACAGACGATTTTACTGAACTTGTGTGCAGGTCCTCACTCCAGCTCGAGCCGATCTCATTAAGCGAACTTTCGAAGCCGTTGCTGGTCTCAAACATGTAATCATTCATATGTACAATGCTACGTCTTGTCTATTCAGAGAGGTGGTGTTTAACAACGATCGGGACGAGACTGTTAAGTGAGTCTTCGTCATCACGACCTCTGCTGAAACTTCCGTCAGACTCGCTTCAGACCATACTCGTATTGTGCGGGAACTTGCCGAACAATATGCTGCTTCTGTGAGTACAGTCTGCTCGGGCCCTGCAACCACAGCTCATTTAATGAATCAGCATGGCACAAGTTTCCGGTTCGAATATTCCCCTGAGACCTTCTCTCAGACTGAGACACCATACGCTGTAGAGGTGTGCGAAGCGGTAAAGAAGACGTGGCTCGCTGGAGAAAAGAGTGTCTGGGCAGACGGTCgcaaagaagaaaggataatCTTTGTGCGTACGAATGGAAATAGACGACACGCGCACTTACCGTTCGGGCTTGATACAGAACTTACCAGCTACTGTCGAAGTCGCAACTCCAAATTGCTTTGCCGATCAAGTAAGTCTAGGCCGAAGTGAATGAAGCTGATCCGATTTAGGTTGAGATATTCTGCAATTCCATCTCGGAGAGAGAAAAATGTATTATCAGTCTTCATACGCACAATGATAGAGGTGAGTAATTTCGTTGTGAGAGCCCCGCTGACATCTAGGTTGCGCTGTCGCTGCCGCTGAGCTTGGTATCCTTGCTGGTGCGGACCGAATCGAGGGTACAGTCCTTGGTAACGGTGAACGTACCGGTAACGTCGATCTTGTTACTCTTGGCCTCAACTGCTATTCCCAGGGTATCCCTCCTAATCTCGACTTTTCCGACATGTTTTCGGTTATCGACACTGTGACTGAATGCACAGGTCTTCCGGTGCACCCCCGACATCCTTACGCTGGAGAGCTTGTTTTCACGGCTTTCTCTGGAAGTCATCAAGATGCCATCAAGAAGGGTTTCGAGGCGCAAATCCAACGAGAAAAGAAGGGCGACAAGATATGGAGCATGCCTTATCTCCCTATCGATCCTGCCGATGTCGGCTGTACATACGAGGCGGTCATCCGGGTGAACTCGCAATCCGGAAAAGGAGGGTGAGTTGGATATCAGTATCGAGGATGAGGCTGATTTGTCTCTCAGAATCGCGTACATCGTCAAATCCGCCCTTGCCCTCGATCTTCCTCGTAGAATGCAAATTGCTTTCTACAAAGTCGTCCAAGACAGGTCAGAGACTACGGGTAAAGAAATGACTTCGAAAGACATTACTACCGCTTTCCGTCAAACCTATCACCTTGGTGGATCTGTCTACGATGGTCGATTAGTCCTCAAATCTTTCGTTACCGTGGACATTCGGTCCGCGGCTCCTTCGGCTGTCGGTACACCTGATCTCAGCCCGGACAGATCTCGTACACACAGCCGCGTGGCTTCCCTCGCTGGCGCTGTTGTTGAGGCGAGCCCTGACCGAAGTCTGGACGCGAATCTTCCGTCCGCTTCAAAACGACTTACTGCCAAGGTCCTCATTGACGGCAGCCTCCGGGAAATTTCTGGAGAAGGGAACGGTCCTCTCTCCTCGTTTCTTGACGCTCTTCAAGGTGATCTTGGTATCACCCTTTCTATCCGAGAGTACACTGAACATGCCGTCGGAGCTGGATCTGATGTCAAGGCTGCCACATATGTGGAATTGATTCCACCAAATGTCGATGCCAAGGACAAGACCAAAGGTGGATTCTGGGGTGTCGGCGTTGACGCTGATATCACAGCGTCCGGTCTCAAAGCCGTTATCAGCGCTGCCAATGGCTATCTCGGTCAAAGCCCGGTGCAAATCCCTGATGATGCTTAGATATCTTTATACAAAAGTGATGCATACGGAACGATGTTCGGTAATCAAGTGGCGTCCTGCAGTTCCGCTTGCCGAGCACGAACAATGTCTCCTCTAGTAATGTTTGATTTGTCGCACATGCTCCTAAACAAGCCTTCGGTGTCGAATAAATTCAATGGGGTGTCGAATTCCTGCAACTTATCAGTCATGCTCACATGTGTGAGTGACTCACTTCAATCTCTCCAGCATTCATCACCAAAATCCTGTCCCAAGAAATGATAGTACGCAGACGATGAGCTATACACAAAAGAGTCTTCCCTCTGAACTCTCGGTGGATCGTCTGCTGGATTCGGGAATCGGTCTCAAGGTCTACAAGGACATCAGCAAGACTTCGATCGCTCAAGTGGGATCCATACCACTCACCAACGGCAGCCGTCGCTTCGTCTAGCCGCAGTGTCAGCAAGGAGACGATTACCTATAATCACAAACATACCTAAGACGACAATCTTGGACTGCGAGGAATTAGCCTGTTATAACTCGTGAAATGTTCCAAATGTACTCACGTTTTTCACGAGAGCACGAGCTAGACTGATCAAAGAGCGCTCGCCCACACCTATTAACGAATTAGCGATGAGGCGAGCGACCACATATGGGAACTTACTAAGGTTCTGACCCTCTTCTTCGATTACGGAATCTAGGGTCAGCCGCTTATTGTCATTCTCACCTTGACTCGTGATCACACAAGATCGTGTCAATGCATCATACAGAGTGGCATCCTGATGGAGATCGAATGGGTCAAGATTTGTTCGCAGTGTTCCGCTGAACAACACGGGATCTTGAGGGATAATTGCAATTCGCGATCTCAAGGCGTTTAAACCCAGTTTTGATATGTCCTCACCGTCGATTGCGATACGACCGGATGTCAACCTGATTGTCAGCAGGGTTCGTGATTCCAGCGCTACTCACTCAACAAGCCTAAACAAGGCAACCGTAATTGAGGTTTTACCAGCACCAGTTCGACCGATGATACCTATCTTCTCCCCAGCACGCACATCCATTGACCTGGAGCACCAACTCAGCCAGTGTACTTGGGGTTAGAGAGACTTACAATCCCTTCAGCACCGGTGGTAGCCCGGGACGATACGACATCACGACGTCCTTGAACTCGATGGCACCATCTTGCGGCCATGACTCTGTTGGCTGGGTAGATGCGATGACATGTGCCGGTTCCTGAGGCAAAGACGTTGCATCTGCGTACCAAAGTACTCTTTCCACGGCGTTCACTGAACACATCCCTTAGTGTTGAAACGATAAGGCTGCAGACCAACTTACTGTTGTTCTCCACTTCGGCAGATTGTCGTGTCACCTATAAAAGGAAGAATCAGCTTGAGAATAGGGCTGTAAAGAGCTTACCATTCCTAATACCTGCGTAATAGACGTCAGGTAAGTTAAACACAATGCAATCTGTGATGCTGTCAATCCACCGCCGCCTTTCGCTGACATAATAGCTACAGCGAAGACAAGACAAGCGCCCAGAAAGTCTAATCGTATAGACAGCCATCTTTGATTAGTCGCACTCAGCAGGTAGGCGCGATTTTCCAAATCCATGTAATATGCGTTATCCTTGATAAATCGGTCCGTTTCTCCGTATGCTCGGATGGTCGCCAAACCGGACAATCTGTACGTCGTATGAGTATTGGTCTCTAGCAAGCAGGACTCACGATTCGGAGAAGTGAGAATATAGCAGAGATCGCAACATGGAGTCTAGCCGCTTCACTTCTCTAGATGAAGTCCGGTAGAACAGTGCAAAGTACCTGGCTGTTAGCGGAACTCATATACATATGACTTACCAATAACCAACACCGACAAAGAATATGCTGAGACATCCCTGTCTTCATTAGCACTGATAACGAGCGGCAGCACATTACTCACACAGCGATAAAGTAATGTAAGAACACAGTGATGATTGCGATAGATCCGATCAACTGGCGATCATGTCAGGAAAGAGTCATGTCAAACACAGAAGGGTAAGTGCTCACCGTTACGAGAGTCATGGCCATCATTCGAAGAGAATCAGGTAGCTGATTATCGATTGTATCGATATCTTTGCCAAAAACACCGAGTATCCGCCCTAGCGGCTGAGTGTCAAATACAGACTTTGGACTGTAAAAGACATTGTCAAGCGCTGCCGAGTGTAAATTCTGAGAGGCAAGATTTGCCATGACACCCAATGTAGCACCCATGGCGAAGGTGAACATGGCTTGAGAAATGCCCAGAGCGGCGTAGACACCTTGATAGACGCTCCAAGTCTGGTTGAAATGAGAGTCTTGCCACCATGTTAGCCACACGCTACGTTGAAGTAATCAGCCATAGTGTTCCCGGTCGGATCAAGCTCTCGCTTACGTGGCCATCACTTGAGATCCTTGCCTGTAGGTAATCATCAGCTCGGGCCGACTCCGATGAGGACGTACATTATGGTCGCAAAAAGAACAGTAAGCGGAAAGGTGTACCGAGATCGGCCAGCATGCAAATATCCGGCGTAAACTAGCACATCAGCTCGCCCTGCTCACACAGCCGTACATACCTTTGCGACCGACTGAGCCTGTTTTTCGAATCTCGCTGACCATCAATCGACCCTGGTATCGTGTTATTATCTACATGCAGCTGCAACAATTAAAACGGGAACTCACTTCGAGTTTGCCTGTACCAACAGCTTTGCCCATGCTCTTATTACTTAAGAGTTGAGTTTGCTTGTCAATCTGTGAGTCCTGGACCTCAAGCTCATCGGGAACTTCTACCTTCTGCTTCTCTTGCCCGCCGAACTCGGAGAACAGCTTCGCGGCCGCTCCGCCCGACTGGGAGAGCTCGCTGAAAGTCCCTTGTTCCGAGATTGAGccatttgataaaaagCTGCGAAGGGTGGTAAGCTGGCGCCATCCAGCAGGGCACTCACTATATGCGGTCCACTGCAGGTAAGAAATGAAGAGCGTGAGTGACCAGAAGCACGGTCTTGCCTTGGGATGCAAGAGGCATGATGGCGTTCTCAAATAACGCTTTGCCCACGTGGGCATCCACTGCGCTCAGAGGGTCGTCGAATAGCTGGCACCATCATCAACGACAGCATTGATTGCGCACAATCTCCTACTCACCACGATATCGGCGTTATAGTACAAAGCTCTCGCGATGTTGACTCGTTGCTTCTGACCTACCGGGGACCTTAGTAGGATTCCCGGTTGAACAAGCCATTTAACTTACCTCCTGAAAGATTGATACCTGATGAAGTCAGCGGAAAGTACACTACCATTCACATACCTTTTTCACCGATCTGACACATTTTGTTAGCTGTATTCGCTGAAGCCGAGACAAAACGACTGACCTCTGTCAGGTCTCCGTCTCCAAGGATCTCTAAGTCGGGTACCAAATTCGCATCTTTCACCGCTTTCCAGTATCGTGGTTCGTCCCAAACTTGTCCGAAGAGGATGTTGTCTCTGACCGTGGCGTTTTGTATCCACGCATTCTGCTGGCAATATGCAAGACGACCACCAAATGTGACCGATCCTGTCAAGATGGACATCTCACCGATGAGCTGTGACCTGTCAGCAAGAGCATCTACTTAGCGCAAAACTTACCCCTTGGAGCAGACTGCTCTTGCCCGAGCCCACGGATCCTACGATGCCAACGATCGTGCCGCGCGGGATATTGAGGTTcaaatcttcaatcttGAAGCCTGGCTCACTTTCTACGTTGGATTTGGAGGACCAACTGAAGGTTGCATTCGACACCGTTACCGCGAGTTTGAGGCTGATGTCGATTACATGGCTCTTGTCTCTCACTTCGGCCTCGAAAACCTACCATTGTCAGACAAGCTTCAACCAAGAAGAGACTCACCTCTGT
The sequence above is a segment of the Kwoniella pini CBS 10737 chromosome 3, complete sequence genome. Coding sequences within it:
- a CDS encoding 2-isopropylmalate synthase — its product is MPMLAEPSQRYLPFKPVPFPNRTWPDKVNKTAPIWLSTDLRDGNQSLANPASDTDFQFCRDLQNNGEVPDDVWIQVLTPARADLIKRTFEAVAGLKHVIIHMYNATSCLFREVVFNNDRDETVKLASDHTRIVRELAEQYAASHGTSFRFEYSPETFSQTETPYAVEVCEAVKKTWLAGEKSVWADGRKEERIIFNLPATVEVATPNCFADQVSLGRSCAVAAAELGILAGADRIEGTVLGNGERTGNVDLVTLGLNCYSQGIPPNLDFSDMFSVIDTVTECTGLPVHPRHPYAGELVFTAFSGSHQDAIKKGFEAQIQREKKGDKIWSMPYLPIDPADVGCTYEAVIRVNSQSGKGGIAYIVKSALALDLPRRMQIAFYKVVQDRSETTGKEMTSKDITTAFRQTYHLGGSVYDGRLVLKSFVTVDIRSAAPSAVGTPDLSPDRSRTHSRVASLAGAVVEASPDRSLDANLPSASKRLTAKVLIDGSLREISGEGNGPLSSFLDALQGDLGITLSIREYTEHAVGAGSDVKAATYVELIPPNVDAKDKTKGGFWGVGVDADITASGLKAVISAANGYLGQSPVQIPDDA
- a CDS encoding dihydroxy-acid dehydratase, which codes for MLSRRLISTPVARVARAVHSSAARPASEAINRYSKTITEPKSQGASQAMLYATDGVNNDDDLKKAMVGVASVWYEGNPCNGHILALGQRVKKSLGEAGLIGYQFGTPAVSDGISMGTSGRHWLDGSVVIPGCDKNMPGTLIALGRLNRPGLMVYGGTIKPGNCGGEVLDIVSAFQSYGRYLQEGQTEAAEKTRYDTVRNACPGSGACGGVLTMALGGSTNVVLHLIAIAHSVGIKLTIDDFQAVSDRTPLLADLKPSGKYVMEDIHTIGGIPSVIHFLIKHGYMTGEGLTVTGKTLGENCDRWVEKHGSKWEGQKILRPIDDPIKSTGHLRILRGNLAPGGAVSKITGKEGLRFTGKCRAFDVEEDFVKAVESGSIKKGEKTVVVLRYLGPKGGPGMPEMLKPTSLIMGAGLGYDVACLTDGRFSGGSHGFVVGHVVPEAQEGGPIALVQDGDIIDIDAVANTLMVNVSDEEMAKRKAAWTAPPLKVTKGTLLKYAKLVTDASHGCVTDA